A single region of the Buchnera aphidicola (Nipponaphis monzeni) genome encodes:
- a CDS encoding MATE family efflux transporter, whose protein sequence is MYKYFREIKAIIIITIPLILAQMTQTGMGFIDTIIASKVSSTDMSAIVIGASIWSPIILFGHGLLLALTPIISRMNGIKNNEKNIVLHVKHSYYIATFTSLLIILILWHSEFLINIVHQIDPILAKKSASYLKALMWGTPGYLYFQIIKNKFEGLSKPKPAMIVGLIGLVINVILNYIFVYGKVCMPALGCIGCGLATAIVYWLMYIFINIWAYKKLSKINLYCTNIFSLPHLKTIIYLLRVGLPIATALFFEVVLFSAITISVSSMNLIQIVAHQIALNFSSLIFVIPLSLGTAAAIRVGLHIGQKSIDKVHTTIFSIQTLGLVISIIETILILLFKDKIVALYTSNILIVKKAENILLVSAMYQCLDFVQIIGNGILRGYKDTFGIFFITLISYWIIGFPLGYMLALTNIFIPSLGSIGFWIGIMVALTFGSIMMICRILYLQKRTLLYL, encoded by the coding sequence GTGTATAAATATTTTCGAGAAATTAAAGCAATAATAATTATTACAATTCCATTGATATTAGCTCAAATGACGCAAACTGGTATGGGATTTATTGATACTATAATAGCTAGTAAAGTTAGTTCAACAGATATGTCAGCTATTGTTATAGGTGCTTCGATATGGTCTCCAATTATTTTGTTTGGACACGGATTACTTTTAGCTCTAACACCTATTATTTCCCGTATGAACGGTATTAAAAATAATGAAAAGAATATAGTTCTACATGTTAAACATAGTTATTACATAGCTACTTTTACATCATTATTGATAATTTTAATACTTTGGCATTCTGAATTTTTAATTAATATTGTTCATCAGATAGATCCTATCTTAGCAAAAAAAAGTGCATCTTATTTAAAAGCATTAATGTGGGGGACTCCTGGGTACTTATATTTTCAAATTATAAAAAATAAATTTGAAGGGTTATCAAAACCTAAGCCTGCTATGATAGTAGGGTTAATAGGTCTAGTTATTAATGTTATATTAAATTATATTTTTGTATATGGGAAAGTATGTATGCCTGCATTAGGGTGTATTGGATGTGGACTTGCAACAGCAATAGTATATTGGTTGATGTATATTTTTATAAATATATGGGCATATAAAAAACTTTCAAAAATTAATTTATATTGCACAAATATTTTTTCATTACCTCATCTAAAAACGATTATATATTTGTTAAGAGTTGGTTTACCAATTGCAACTGCTTTATTTTTTGAAGTTGTTCTTTTTTCAGCGATTACTATTTCAGTTTCTTCTATGAATTTAATACAAATTGTAGCACATCAAATAGCATTAAATTTTAGTTCTTTAATATTTGTAATCCCATTATCGTTAGGAACAGCTGCTGCTATTAGAGTAGGATTACATATAGGTCAAAAGTCTATTGATAAAGTACATACTACCATTTTTTCTATACAAACACTTGGATTAGTTATATCAATTATTGAAACTATTCTTATTTTATTATTTAAAGATAAAATTGTTGCTTTATATACAAGTAATATTCTTATTGTAAAAAAAGCAGAAAATATTTTGTTAGTATCTGCTATGTATCAATGTTTAGATTTTGTACAAATTATAGGAAATGGTATTCTTAGAGGATATAAAGACACTTTTGGAATTTTTTTTATTACATTAATTTCTTATTGGATTATAGGATTTCCTTTAGGCTATATGCTTGCATTAACTAACATTTTTATTCCTTCTTTAGGATCAATTGGAT
- a CDS encoding riboflavin synthase subunit alpha, whose protein sequence is MFTGIIEGYGTVFKIKKENCFITYTIKVPIFLSKKLKLGASIANNGCCLTITDINNLFVSFDIIKESLDKTNLKYLQVNDLVNLERSLKIGNEIGGHLILGHISGIAKICNISINHKYTKIWIQIIDVILMKYIFYKGCICINGVSLTISTVLPNNLFCVYLIPETLSRTNFKTISLNQFVNIEIDYITQIVVDSIERLKLKNITDIKHNLFKSINKLISTFKNN, encoded by the coding sequence ATGTTTACTGGAATTATAGAAGGTTACGGTACAGTTTTTAAAATTAAAAAAGAAAATTGTTTCATTACTTATACAATAAAAGTTCCTATTTTTTTATCAAAAAAATTAAAGTTAGGAGCCTCTATAGCTAATAATGGTTGTTGTTTAACTATTACTGATATTAATAATCTATTTGTCAGTTTTGATATTATAAAAGAATCTTTAGATAAAACTAATTTAAAATATTTACAAGTAAATGATTTAGTTAATCTCGAAAGATCATTGAAAATAGGTAACGAAATAGGAGGCCATTTAATTTTAGGGCATATTTCAGGAATAGCAAAAATATGTAATATTAGCATCAATCATAAATATACAAAAATATGGATACAAATAATAGACGTTATACTCATGAAATATATTTTTTATAAAGGATGCATTTGTATAAATGGAGTAAGTCTTACTATAAGTACAGTATTACCTAATAATTTGTTTTGTGTTTATTTAATACCTGAAACTTTATCTCGAACAAATTTTAAAACAATTTCTTTAAATCAATTTGTAAATATAGAAATTGATTATATAACTCAAATAGTAGTAGATTCAATAGAACGATTGAAATTAAAAAATATAACTGACATAAAACATAATCTTTTTAAATCAATCAATAAGTTAATATCAACTTTTAAAAATAATTAA
- the nth gene encoding endonuclease III produces the protein MNNNKRIKILKIFQLNNKFPLTELYFNSNFQLLISVMLSAQATDKNVNKVTKKLYNYIKEPKDILLMGINTLRTYIKSVGLYNIKSSNIIKTCHILINKHHGKIPNSRKQLEMLPGVGRKTANVILNTIFKKKTIAVDTHVFRVCNRTKFVIGSNVKEIEYKLIKVVPDNFKLNFHNWFLLHGRYICQAKWPKCNICNINMYCEYHKKK, from the coding sequence TTGAATAATAACAAACGTATTAAAATATTAAAAATTTTTCAATTAAATAATAAATTCCCTTTAACAGAATTATATTTTAATTCAAACTTTCAATTATTAATATCAGTAATGTTATCAGCTCAAGCAACTGATAAAAATGTTAATAAAGTTACTAAAAAATTATACAATTATATTAAAGAACCAAAAGATATTCTTTTAATGGGAATAAATACTTTAAGAACATATATTAAAAGTGTTGGGTTATATAATATAAAATCATCTAATATCATTAAAACTTGTCATATATTAATAAATAAACATCATGGGAAAATACCTAATAGTAGAAAACAATTAGAAATGTTACCAGGAGTAGGAAGAAAAACAGCAAATGTTATTTTAAACACTATTTTTAAAAAGAAAACTATTGCTGTTGATACACATGTTTTTAGAGTATGTAATAGAACTAAATTCGTTATAGGTAGTAATGTAAAAGAAATAGAATATAAATTAATTAAAGTGGTACCTGATAATTTTAAACTAAATTTTCATAATTGGTTTTTACTTCATGGACGATATATTTGTCAAGCTAAATGGCCTAAATGTAATATATGTAACATAAATATGTATTGTGAATATCATAAAAAAAAATAA
- the priA gene encoding replication restart helicase PriA: MCYKCKITKKGNSLNNSKLQNQPKQLRALLILKKQSILISNLHKYKISTYVLNILLRKKLCYIHQSLIKKKNWKHLILTKNIYYKLTNNNILKLKPIVQNNTKFKSFVIKINTIYDKEEVYIFLLFEYLKKGLKTLILVPNIDYIYNLSKFLQKRLQIPIDIYHTHITETKKLILWNKCKTEEAAIIISTSEGIFLPIINLGIIIVNEESNLSYKITKKWTFNTKNLAIMRSYKENIPIILEGNELSLETLHNINIKKFNLITINSKYESFFVKKINQTLIDINHKQCKGIFSIELIEKVQKYLLNNQQVCFVTDNISNAITVLQCSNCNVIMKCQYCHQYYEYSKHYQELSCKYCFFKKNEPFFCTICNSSNYILIKYNVSLLKDSIKKIFFDFPIIHITNDSTMFLNKHLINKFQLKHNNPCIILGNNDTLTKYKLDKIKCLIFLNIDVYFRSNNFRSPEYFGQKYYSTLRKVSNFYTINTEVLIQSKMFKNALIQKLITSNYEKFSSTLLKIRRKYDLPPYTRHIIITIKSKKYEFLTMFFKKYYKFLITYSLNYKNNLWVVKSDIIYFNKYFSTFYTTILLVHPSVIFLKKLSKQSIIFINTKLFFKHIQLTFDMDPI, translated from the coding sequence ATGTGCTACAAATGTAAAATTACTAAAAAAGGTAATTCTTTAAATAATAGTAAATTACAAAATCAACCTAAACAATTACGCGCTTTATTAATTTTAAAAAAACAATCAATTCTTATTAGTAATTTACATAAATACAAAATATCAACTTATGTGCTAAATATACTACTTAGAAAAAAATTATGTTATATACACCAATCCTTAATAAAAAAAAAAAATTGGAAACATTTAATTTTAACAAAAAATATATATTACAAGTTGACTAATAATAATATTTTAAAGTTAAAACCAATTGTTCAAAATAATACTAAATTTAAATCTTTCGTTATTAAAATAAATACAATATACGATAAAGAAGAAGTTTACATATTTTTATTATTTGAATATTTAAAAAAAGGTTTAAAAACATTAATTTTAGTACCTAATATAGATTATATTTATAATTTAAGCAAATTTTTACAAAAAAGATTACAAATACCAATTGATATTTATCACACACACATTACTGAAACTAAAAAATTAATTTTATGGAATAAATGTAAAACTGAAGAAGCTGCAATTATTATATCTACTTCAGAAGGAATTTTCCTTCCAATAATTAATTTAGGTATAATCATAGTTAATGAAGAAAGTAACTTGTCTTATAAAATCACTAAAAAATGGACGTTTAATACTAAAAATTTAGCTATTATGAGATCTTATAAAGAAAATATACCAATTATTTTAGAAGGAAATGAACTTTCTTTAGAAACATTGCATAATATAAATATAAAAAAATTTAATTTAATTACAATTAATTCAAAATATGAATCGTTTTTTGTAAAAAAAATAAATCAAACATTAATTGATATAAATCATAAACAATGTAAAGGTATTTTTTCTATTGAACTAATTGAAAAAGTACAAAAATATTTACTTAATAATCAACAAGTTTGTTTTGTAACTGATAATATATCTAATGCAATAACTGTATTGCAGTGTTCTAATTGCAACGTAATAATGAAATGTCAATATTGTCATCAATACTATGAATATAGTAAACATTATCAAGAATTATCTTGCAAATATTGTTTTTTTAAAAAAAATGAACCTTTTTTTTGCACTATTTGTAATTCGTCAAATTATATTCTTATAAAATATAATGTAAGTTTACTAAAAGATAGTATTAAGAAAATTTTTTTTGATTTCCCAATCATACATATTACTAACGATTCTACAATGTTTTTAAATAAACATTTAATAAATAAATTTCAATTAAAACATAACAATCCATGTATTATTTTAGGAAATAATGATACATTAACAAAATATAAATTAGACAAAATAAAATGTTTAATTTTTTTAAATATCGATGTATACTTTAGAAGTAATAATTTCAGATCACCAGAATATTTTGGACAAAAATATTATTCTACACTTAGAAAAGTTAGTAACTTTTACACCATTAATACTGAAGTTTTAATACAATCCAAAATGTTTAAAAATGCATTAATTCAAAAATTAATTACAAGTAATTATGAAAAATTTTCTTCAACATTATTAAAAATAAGAAGAAAATATGATTTACCTCCATATACTCGTCACATAATAATTACTATTAAAAGCAAAAAATATGAATTTTTAACCATGTTTTTCAAAAAGTATTATAAATTTTTAATTACATATTCTTTGAATTATAAAAATAATTTATGGGTTGTAAAATCCGACATTATTTATTTTAACAAATATTTTAGCACCTTTTATACAACAATATTATTAGTTCATCCTTCAGTAATTTTTTTAAAAAAACTATCGAAACAATCTATAATTTTTATTAATACAAAACTTTTTTTTAAACATATACAATTAACATTTGATATGGATCCAATATAG